The sequence GACCCGATGCCGTTCGTCGTGGGCATCATGATCTCGGCGTCGGCGGCGTTCGCGACGCCCCTGGGCTATCAGACCAATCTGATGGTGTACGGCCCCGGCGGTTACCGCCTGACGGACTTCGTGCGCGCGGGCGTACCGTTGAGCGCGCTGGTCCTCGCGACCAACATCGCGCTCACGCCGCGAGTGTGGCCGTTTTGACCGCTCGCCCGGCCGCGGCGCTATCGCGTCGCCCCGCGCATCAGGGCTCGCAGCTCGTTCCACACCGCAACCGGATCGAATCCGAGCAGGTCGACCGGGTCGAGTCCGGCGCTGCGCAGCTGCGCGCGCGCTTGCCGCGCCACGCCACCCGCGACCGCACGCGCCGACTCGCGCGCCGCGCGCGGCAGCAGGCGCGACAGCGACCGCGCCGCCGCGCCGGCGGTCCCCGCGACCGCCGCTCCCCCGGCGAGCGCCGACAGCCACAGCGGCGCCGGATCGACGATCACGTGTTTGCGCGCGATCTCGCGGCCGAGTTGATCGGGCGGACCGCCGAGGATCCGCGCGACGGCGCCGCGCTCGAAGAACACGCCGATCGACGGCGGGTCGAACCGCTCGTCGACGACGTCGAGGATGCGGCGGTAGCGGCTGCGCCAATCGCGCGCCACGTGGCGCGCGTCGATCGCGTCGGCGATGCCCATGTGCGTGGTCGCGAACACGATGTCGCCCGCCTCCTTGCTCGCAATGATCGACGCAAACAGGTCGGACGCGCCGTCGTCGAAGGCATAGGCGACGATCGCGGTCCCGTCGGGGACGAGCGCGTCGAACGCCCGCTGCAGCACGTCGCCGTCCGGCGCCGGCAGTACGCTCGCCAGCGGTGGATCGACGTGAACCAGGCCGCGCCGCGCGGCGCGCAGCACCGCCCCCCACGCGGTGGCAGCCGTCGCGACGAAGTCGTCTCCCGAACCGATGCGAGAGTCGATGTCGCCGGCGATCGCGGCCAGCGCGCCGGGCTCGAGCGCGACCAGTACGGCCGCACCCGCCTGCCGGCGCGCCGCCGCGAGCGCGCGCCGGTGCGTCCCGCGCCAATCCACCGCGACCGGCCCGCGGCCGACGACCACCGCGCGCTCGAGGCGGTCGCCGTCGCAAAACGCGAGCGCGACCGGCAGCCGTTGCGCGAGGCCGGGCGGCGCCACGAGCGCGAGCCAATTGGCCCACTGGTCCGCGTCGAGGTCGACCAGTTCGACGTCCTGGGACAGCACGTCCACAGTGTACGCTGGCGCGCGGCCGCGTTGTATGGTCGACGCGATGGTGCGCGTGGCGGTCATCGGCGCCGGGGCGTGGGGCATCAACCACGTCCGCACGTTTGCGCGGTTGCGCGAGTGCGAGCTGGTGCTCGTGTGCGAGCGGGACGAGGCGCGCCGGCGCCGCGCTGCCGCGATCGCGCCGGGCGCGCGGCTCGGCGCGCGCCTTTCCGACGCGCTCGAGGCCGACGACGTCGATGCGGTCGTGCTGGCGACGCCGGCGGCGCACCACGCCGACCACGCGCGGGCGGCGCTGCGCGCCGGCAAGCACGTGCTGGTCGAAAAGCCGCTCGCGCTGCGGGTCGCGGACGCCGAGGCGGTCATCGCTGCCGCCGCACGCGCGGGCCGCACGCTGATGGTCGGCCACTTGATGCTGTACCACCCGGCGTTCCTGCGCCTGGTCGACGTCGTGCGCGCCGGCGACCTCGGTCGCGTGCTGTACGCGTATGCCGTGCGCGTCAACCTCGGCCGACTCCGGCGCGACGAAAACGCGCTGTGGAGCCTCGGACCGCACGACGTGTCCATGTTGCTGTACGCGCTCGGCGCCGTGCCCGAGTCCGTGTCGGCGCGCGGCGGCTGCTACCTGCAGCCCGGGGTCGAAGACGTGGTGTTCGTCAACCTGCGGTTCCCGGGCGGGACGGTCGCGCAGATTCACCTGTCGTGGCTGGATCCGCGCAAGGAACGGCGGCTCACCGTCGTCGGCGACCGCAAGATGATCGAACTCGACGACACGCACCCGACGGAGAAGCTGCGCATCCACGACAAGGGCTACGACGTCCCCCCCGCGTTCACCGAGTACGACCAGTTCCTGCAGATCCGCCACGGAGACACGCTGATACCGCGCGTCGACATGGTCGAGCCGCTCGAACTCGAGTGCCGCCACTTCGTCGAATGCGTGGCCACGGGTGCCACTCCGCGGTCGGACGGCCGCACGGCGGTGAACGTCGTGCGCGTGCTCGAGGCGGCCCAGGAAAGCCTCGCTGGCGATGGCGCTCCTGTGACGATCCGGCCGGAGGCCGACCATGCATGACGATGTGCTGCTGGCGGACAGCGCGCGCTGGTGGCTCGTCGCGCACGCGATCGTCGGGGGCGCGCTCGTCGGCGCAGCCACGCACATGGCCGTGTGGACGCGCAGCTATTGGCGGCGCGACACCGCCCGGCACCGGGGCGTGCGCCGGTTCGCGGTCCTCACCGCCGCGCTGTTCGCGCTCAACTTCGCCATCGGCCTCGCGATCTACCCGGTCTACAAGGTGCGCGTGCGGGTCGCCTACCTCGACGACCCGGGCGCGGCGTTGCCGCTGTACGAGACGACCTCGCGCGTCGCGCGCTGGTTCGACGTCAAGGAACACGCGATCGCGATCGGTTTTGCCGTCGCCGTCGCTCTCGCGGCGATCGTGCTGGCGTGGCGGCCGTCTCGCGACGGCCGCGACATCGCGCCCGCGGTCGCGGGCCTGGCATGGCTCGTGTGCGCCGCGACCTGGTTCGCGGCCATCGTCGGGCTCGTCACCACGTCGTACCGCGCGATCGGGTCGTAGCGCCGGCCGTGGTGCCGGCCTTCTATTCGCCGGCGTCGAGAACCTCGCGCAGCTTGCGCAACAGCGCGCCGCCGGAAAACGGCTTTTGAATGAACGCGATGCCGTCGTCGAGCAGGCCGCGGTGCGCGATCGTGTTCTCGGTATAGCCGCTCATGTACAACACGCGCAGGCGCCGGTCGCGGCGGCGCAGTTCGTCCGCCACGTCGCGAACCGACCGTCCGGGCACGATGACGTCGGTGAGCAGCGCGTGAATGCGGCCGTCATGGCCGTCGGCGACGCGCACCGCCTCGTCCCCGTCGGCCGCCTGCAGCACACGGTAGCCGCCCGCGCGCAACAGCCGCACCGTCGCCCGCCGGACGGCGTCGTCGTCCTCGATCAGAAGCACCGTCTCTTCGCCGGTCTCGCGCTGCGGCGCCGGCGTCTCTCGGCCGGCCGCGGCCGGCTTACTCGCGACGCGGGGAAGATAGATCTTGAACGTCGTGCCGACGCCGACCTCGCTGTACACCCAGATGAACCCGCCGGACTGCTTGACGATGCCATAGACGGTCGCCAGACCGAGGCCAGTGCCGCGTTCGCGGTCCTTCGTGGAAAAGAACGGCTCGAAGATGCGGTCGCGGATGTCGGGTGCGATCCCGGTGCCGGTGTCCGTCACCGCCAGCAGCACGTAATCGCCCGGAGGCACGGCGACCGGTTTACGGGAGCCGTAGTCCGATCCGAGGGTGACGTTGCTCGTCTCGATCGTGATCGTGCCCCCGTCCGGCATCGCGTCGCGCGCATTGACCGCCAGGTTGATGAGCACCTGGTCGAGTTGGCTGACGTCCACCGACACCGCGCCGAGGTCCTCGGCCAACGACGTGACGAGGTCGACGTCCTCGCCGATGAGCCGGCGCAGCAGGGAGGACACCGCGACCACGACGTCGTTGAGGTTGGCCACGCGCGGGTCGAGCAGCTGGCGGCGGCTGAACGCGAGCAGTTGGGACGTCAGCCGGGCGGCGCGCTCGGCGGCGCCGAGGATCTCGGCGACGTCTGCTTGCTGTTGCGAGTCCGCGGGCAGGCTGTTGCG comes from Deltaproteobacteria bacterium and encodes:
- a CDS encoding gfo/Idh/MocA family oxidoreductase — encoded protein: MRESMSPAIAASAPGSSATSTAAPACRRAAASARRCVPRQSTATGPRPTTTARSRRSPSQNASATGSRCARPGGATSASQLAHWSASRSTSSTSWDSTSTVYAGARPRCMVDAMVRVAVIGAGAWGINHVRTFARLRECELVLVCERDEARRRRAAAIAPGARLGARLSDALEADDVDAVVLATPAAHHADHARAALRAGKHVLVEKPLALRVADAEAVIAAAARAGRTLMVGHLMLYHPAFLRLVDVVRAGDLGRVLYAYAVRVNLGRLRRDENALWSLGPHDVSMLLYALGAVPESVSARGGCYLQPGVEDVVFVNLRFPGGTVAQIHLSWLDPRKERRLTVVGDRKMIELDDTHPTEKLRIHDKGYDVPPAFTEYDQFLQIRHGDTLIPRVDMVEPLELECRHFVECVATGATPRSDGRTAVNVVRVLEAAQESLAGDGAPVTIRPEADHA
- a CDS encoding response regulator; amino-acid sequence: KRGGGAGAARALAAGAIDVLALDDLHDDLLVATVDRAIDRHHAEEQFRVALAAAPAGVLVADDTGAITLANPAAEKLFGAAPGGLLWRRVDEFLPGRRDPDGDEVAVRCDGDERPVSVTRSTVDTVRARLALYWITDLAERRALERQMVAAQRMESVGRLAGGVAHDFNNVLTVIQSYGAFLRNSLPADSQQQADVAEILGAAERAARLTSQLLAFSRRQLLDPRVANLNDVVVAVSSLLRRLIGEDVDLVTSLAEDLGAVSVDVSQLDQVLINLAVNARDAMPDGGTITIETSNVTLGSDYGSRKPVAVPPGDYVLLAVTDTGTGIAPDIRDRIFEPFFSTKDRERGTGLGLATVYGIVKQSGGFIWVYSEVGVGTTFKIYLPRVASKPAAAGRETPAPQRETGEETVLLIEDDDAVRRATVRLLRAGGYRVLQAADGDEAVRVADGHDGRIHALLTDVIVPGRSVRDVADELRRRDRRLRVLYMSGYTENTIAHRGLLDDGIAFIQKPFSGGALLRKLREVLDAGE